In a genomic window of Hippoglossus stenolepis isolate QCI-W04-F060 chromosome 17, HSTE1.2, whole genome shotgun sequence:
- the dpm3 gene encoding dolichol-phosphate mannosyltransferase subunit 3: MTKLLQWLLGVSLVVAAWAVVSFDLLDLRLPHTYREVAWPMPLYLLVSFGCYSLATVGYRLTTFNDCEEAARELQEQIREAREDLRRKGLKM, from the coding sequence ATGACGAAGCTCCTGCAGTGGCTGCTCGGCGTGTCGCTGGTGGTCGCGGCCTGGGCGGTGGTCTCCTTCGACCTGTTGGACCTGCGCCTGCCGCACACGTACCGGGAGGTGGCCTGGCCGATGCCCCTCTACCTGCTGGTGTCGTTCGGCTGCTACTCGCTGGCCACCGTGGGCTACAGGCTGACCACCTTCAATGACTGCGAGGAGGCGGCgagggagctgcaggagcagatcAGAGAAGCCAGAGAGGACCTGAGGAGAAAGGGCCTGAAGATGTAA
- the efna1a gene encoding ephrin-A1a isoform X1 produces MDWVWIVGFAVSVCAWCASAERHSVYWNSTNPKFLWDDYAVEVKLNDYLDIVCPHYPEGEVPSLDAERYVLYMVELEDYESCKPQSYDQMRWECGHPFAPHAPEKFSEKFQRFTPFTLGKEFRQGESYYYISKPLHHHGQECLRLRVDVVAADGSQEARVAKGGTGGATVGAGGGVHNPSNRLPAADDPVVILPDVQKSVRTNSAVAASSLSILSLLVPFSLLLLLH; encoded by the exons atgGATTGGGTTTGGATTGTGGGCTTCGCAGTGAGCGTGTGCGCCTGGTGTGCGTCAGCGGAGCGGCACAGCGTCTACTGGAACAGCACGAACCCAAA gTTCCTATGGGACGACTACGCTGTGGAGGTGAAGCTCAATGACTACCTGGACATTGTCTGCCCCCATTACCCCGAGGGCGAGGTGCCGTCGCTGGACGCTGAGCGGTACGTGCTCTACATGGTGGAGCTCGAGGACTACGAATCCTGCAAACCCCAATCGTACGACCAGATGCGTTGGGAGTGCGGCCACCCGTTTGCCCCTCACGCCCCTGAGAAGTTCTCTGAAAAGTTCCAGCGTTTTACTCCGTTTACTCTGGGAAAAGAGTTCCGCCAAGGAGAAAGCTACTATTATATCT CCAAGCCTTTGCATCACCACGGACAAGAGTGCCTCAGGCTCCGTGTGGACGTCGTAGCTGCTGATG gCTCCCAGGAGGCCAGAGTTGCTAAAGGAGGCACAGGTGGGGCCACAGTTGGAGCCGGGGGTGGGGTTCACAACCCCTCCAACAGATTGCCTGCAG CAGATGACCCGGTGGTAATCCTACCAGATGTCCAGAAGAGCGTACGGACGAACTCTGCAGTGGCAGCTTCATCCCTCTCAATCCTCTCATTGCTAGTCCCATTTTCATTACTGCTATTGTTGCACTGA
- the efna1a gene encoding ephrin-A1a isoform X2 yields the protein MDWVWIVGFAVSVCAWCASAERHSVYWNSTNPKFLWDDYAVEVKLNDYLDIVCPHYPEGEVPSLDAERYVLYMVELEDYESCKPQSYDQMRWECGHPFAPHAPEKFSEKFQRFTPFTLGKEFRQGESYYYISKPLHHHGQECLRLRVDVVAADGSQEARVAKGGTGGATVGAGGGVHNPSNRLPADDPVVILPDVQKSVRTNSAVAASSLSILSLLVPFSLLLLLH from the exons atgGATTGGGTTTGGATTGTGGGCTTCGCAGTGAGCGTGTGCGCCTGGTGTGCGTCAGCGGAGCGGCACAGCGTCTACTGGAACAGCACGAACCCAAA gTTCCTATGGGACGACTACGCTGTGGAGGTGAAGCTCAATGACTACCTGGACATTGTCTGCCCCCATTACCCCGAGGGCGAGGTGCCGTCGCTGGACGCTGAGCGGTACGTGCTCTACATGGTGGAGCTCGAGGACTACGAATCCTGCAAACCCCAATCGTACGACCAGATGCGTTGGGAGTGCGGCCACCCGTTTGCCCCTCACGCCCCTGAGAAGTTCTCTGAAAAGTTCCAGCGTTTTACTCCGTTTACTCTGGGAAAAGAGTTCCGCCAAGGAGAAAGCTACTATTATATCT CCAAGCCTTTGCATCACCACGGACAAGAGTGCCTCAGGCTCCGTGTGGACGTCGTAGCTGCTGATG gCTCCCAGGAGGCCAGAGTTGCTAAAGGAGGCACAGGTGGGGCCACAGTTGGAGCCGGGGGTGGGGTTCACAACCCCTCCAACAGATTGCCTGCAG ATGACCCGGTGGTAATCCTACCAGATGTCCAGAAGAGCGTACGGACGAACTCTGCAGTGGCAGCTTCATCCCTCTCAATCCTCTCATTGCTAGTCCCATTTTCATTACTGCTATTGTTGCACTGA